In Rhizophagus irregularis chromosome 7, complete sequence, a single genomic region encodes these proteins:
- a CDS encoding uncharacterized protein (SECRETED:cutsite_SNG-SV; SECRETED:prob_0.8802); SECRETED:SignalP(1-24) yields the protein MRKHNLIVLIAIVIILCLTTLSNGSVIKSNLVKRKQDTPYTEGGGLYDYKNKKHKKKKHKNKNYSRHFINKRDDDVPEPDLGEVSVGQEEKANLQKRQTPPVSTGHVDASKTNPGQSGNP from the exons ATGAGAAAACACAATCTGATCGTTCTTATAGCAATAGTtataattctttgtttaaCTACTTTATCAAATGGCTCCGTTATTAAATCGAATC ttgtAAAACGTAAACAAGATACTCCATATACGGAAGGTGGAGgtttatatgattataaaaacaagaaacataagaaaaagaaacataagaatAAGAATTACAGTCGTCACTTTATAAACAAACGTGATGATGATGTTCCAGAGCCTGATTTAGGTGAAGTTAGCGTTGGACAAGAAGAAAAAGCAAATT TACAAAAAAGACAAACACCTCCCGTGTCAACTGGACACGTAGATGCCAGTAAAACAAATCCCGGTCAATCGGGTAATccgtaa